Proteins from a genomic interval of Caulobacter rhizosphaerae:
- a CDS encoding glycoside hydrolase family 2 TIM barrel-domain containing protein, whose amino-acid sequence MKRSMVLASMAGLAIGFAARAEETPRVQPVQVDASRPDWENPAVFARGKLAASATHFAFESREAALAGDMTRSARYQSLDGPWSFSFSPSSDAVPEGFEKPDYDVSAWKTIKVPALWQTEGYDQPRYNNITYPFPANRPLIPHATNPVGSYRRSFEIPAGWSGQAVILHIGAAGSAYQVWVNGVEAGYSEDSKLPSEFDVTKLLKPGQPNIVAIQVHRWSDGSYLEDQDFWRVSGIERSVYLKAVPKAAASDLFVHAGLDKAYRDGVLSTDVALAARDKPVTVRMTLLDGDNTVLTKEAKVAAGAARTQTLAATVPGVRPWTAETPNLYTLLVEVLDTKGQVIQATPQRIGFRTVEIRSGRVAVNGKPIVIRGVNRHEHDPETFHVISEASMRRDIELMKRNNINAVRTSHYPNAELWYALADEYGLYVMDEADIESHAYMGWGNADPSQRDKRQIGFDPAWEQAHVSRVMNMVERDKNHPSVIFWSLGNEAGIGPNFEKAAAAARKRDPSRLISYLGWGARPWEHVPNTYVDIYAPMYDDVTKMVDWATDPSRTQPMIQCEYAHMQGNSGGNLKDYWDTIYQYDKLQGGFIWDWVDQSMYRYTKDGRRYWGDGGEYGPNPGGEVEFGDGVIQPDRTPNPQFYEVGKVLSPIQFSAFEPATGRITVTNRHDFRDLSGFDFDWTLEENGVAIASGQLPALATAARASQTFALPLSALPAKPGAEYFVTVRAKAKAGAVPLTPAGHVVGWEQFAVSATPQAMVARSGAVTLSETGTSVTASAAGATLTIDKATGLVAGYAKDGVVLAKGGQPNFFRAETDNDTGTGLAAQQRPWQVMTEQRQVRAVTTRTVAGDRQIVVDYALGAGAARFTTTYTMAGDGSVAVVGELTPLKDDLPPPVRVGIWYSVPADLKTVEWYGRGPQETYVDRYTSAPIGLWRGAVADQNHDYMRPQDTGNKIDVRWMELSGRGRGVRVAGDKPLMMTALAFPYEDLYRRPPGTWKSTDIVPHGDATLLVDAVQWGIGGDTTWNSFGLPHMKYRTRLEPTRVSFRLEAFAGAGTSPDKARPAEATPPR is encoded by the coding sequence ATGAAGCGAAGCATGGTGCTGGCGAGCATGGCGGGGCTGGCGATCGGCTTCGCCGCCCGGGCGGAGGAAACGCCCCGCGTCCAGCCGGTGCAGGTGGATGCGTCGCGTCCGGACTGGGAGAACCCGGCGGTGTTCGCGCGGGGCAAGCTGGCGGCCAGCGCCACGCACTTTGCGTTCGAGAGCCGCGAGGCGGCCCTGGCCGGCGACATGACCCGCTCGGCCCGCTACCAGTCGCTGGACGGGCCGTGGTCGTTCAGCTTCTCGCCGTCGTCGGACGCGGTTCCCGAAGGTTTCGAGAAGCCGGACTATGACGTCTCGGCCTGGAAGACCATCAAGGTCCCGGCCCTGTGGCAGACCGAGGGCTATGACCAGCCGCGCTACAACAACATCACCTATCCGTTCCCGGCCAACCGGCCGCTGATCCCCCACGCCACCAATCCGGTCGGCTCCTATCGCCGCAGCTTCGAGATCCCGGCCGGCTGGAGCGGCCAGGCCGTGATCCTGCACATCGGCGCGGCCGGCTCGGCCTACCAGGTGTGGGTCAACGGCGTGGAGGCCGGCTATTCGGAAGACTCCAAGCTGCCCAGCGAGTTCGACGTCACCAAGCTGCTCAAGCCGGGCCAGCCCAACATCGTCGCCATCCAGGTCCACCGCTGGTCGGATGGCTCCTACTTGGAGGACCAGGACTTCTGGCGGGTCTCGGGCATCGAGCGTTCGGTCTATCTGAAGGCCGTTCCCAAGGCCGCGGCCAGCGACCTGTTCGTCCATGCCGGCCTGGACAAGGCCTATCGCGACGGGGTGCTGTCGACCGACGTGGCCCTGGCCGCCCGCGACAAGCCGGTCACCGTGCGCATGACCCTGCTGGACGGCGACAACACCGTCCTGACCAAGGAAGCCAAGGTCGCGGCCGGCGCGGCCAGGACCCAGACCCTGGCGGCCACGGTTCCCGGCGTGCGCCCGTGGACGGCCGAGACGCCCAACCTCTACACCCTGCTGGTCGAGGTGCTGGACACAAAGGGCCAGGTGATCCAGGCCACGCCGCAGCGGATCGGTTTCCGCACCGTGGAGATCAGGAGCGGCCGGGTGGCGGTCAACGGCAAGCCGATCGTCATCCGCGGCGTCAATCGCCACGAGCACGATCCGGAGACCTTCCACGTGATCTCCGAGGCCAGCATGCGCCGCGACATCGAGCTGATGAAGCGCAACAACATCAACGCCGTGCGCACCTCCCACTATCCCAACGCCGAGCTGTGGTACGCCCTGGCCGACGAGTACGGCCTCTATGTCATGGACGAGGCCGACATCGAGAGCCACGCCTACATGGGCTGGGGCAACGCCGATCCGTCACAGCGTGACAAGCGCCAGATCGGCTTCGACCCGGCCTGGGAACAGGCCCATGTCAGCCGCGTCATGAACATGGTCGAGCGCGACAAGAACCACCCGTCGGTGATCTTCTGGTCGCTGGGCAACGAGGCCGGCATCGGTCCCAACTTCGAGAAGGCCGCCGCCGCGGCCCGCAAGCGCGATCCCTCGCGCCTGATCTCCTACCTGGGCTGGGGCGCGCGGCCCTGGGAGCACGTGCCCAACACCTATGTCGACATCTATGCGCCGATGTACGACGACGTGACCAAGATGGTCGACTGGGCCACCGACCCCAGCCGCACCCAGCCCATGATCCAATGCGAGTACGCCCACATGCAGGGCAATTCCGGCGGCAACCTGAAAGACTACTGGGACACCATCTACCAGTACGACAAGCTGCAAGGCGGCTTCATCTGGGACTGGGTGGACCAGTCGATGTACCGCTACACCAAGGACGGCCGGCGCTACTGGGGCGACGGCGGCGAATACGGACCCAATCCCGGCGGCGAAGTCGAGTTCGGCGACGGCGTGATCCAACCCGACCGCACGCCCAATCCCCAGTTCTACGAAGTAGGCAAGGTGCTCTCGCCGATCCAGTTCTCGGCTTTTGAACCGGCCACCGGCCGCATCACCGTGACCAACCGCCACGACTTCCGCGACCTGTCGGGCTTCGACTTCGACTGGACGCTGGAAGAGAACGGCGTGGCGATCGCCTCGGGCCAGCTGCCGGCCTTGGCGACCGCCGCCCGCGCCAGCCAGACGTTCGCCCTGCCGCTATCGGCCCTGCCAGCGAAGCCCGGCGCGGAGTACTTCGTCACCGTGCGCGCCAAGGCCAAGGCCGGCGCCGTGCCCCTGACCCCGGCGGGCCATGTGGTCGGCTGGGAGCAGTTCGCCGTTTCGGCGACGCCACAGGCGATGGTCGCTCGCTCGGGCGCGGTGACCCTGTCGGAAACCGGAACATCGGTGACGGCCTCGGCCGCCGGCGCGACCTTGACCATCGACAAGGCCACCGGCCTGGTCGCCGGCTACGCCAAGGACGGCGTCGTCCTGGCCAAGGGCGGCCAGCCCAACTTCTTCCGCGCCGAGACCGACAACGACACCGGCACCGGTCTCGCCGCGCAACAGCGGCCATGGCAGGTCATGACCGAACAGCGCCAGGTGCGCGCCGTGACGACCCGCACCGTCGCCGGGGACCGCCAGATCGTCGTCGACTACGCCCTGGGGGCCGGCGCGGCGCGGTTCACCACCACCTACACCATGGCCGGGGACGGCTCCGTCGCCGTGGTCGGCGAACTCACGCCCTTGAAGGACGACCTGCCGCCGCCCGTGCGCGTGGGCATCTGGTACTCGGTTCCAGCGGATCTGAAGACTGTCGAGTGGTACGGCCGCGGCCCCCAAGAGACCTATGTCGACCGCTACACCTCCGCGCCGATCGGCCTGTGGCGTGGCGCGGTCGCCGACCAGAACCACGACTACATGCGGCCCCAGGACACCGGCAACAAGATCGACGTCCGCTGGATGGAGCTCAGCGGCCGGGGACGCGGCGTGCGCGTGGCCGGCGACAAGCCGCTGATGATGACGGCCCTGGCCTTCCCCTATGAAGACCTCTATCGCCGCCCGCCCGGGACCTGGAAATCCACCGACATCGTTCCGCACGGCGACGCGACCCTGCTGGTGGACGCCGTCCAGTGGGGGATCGGCGGCGACACCACCTGGAACAGCTTCGGCCTGCCGCACATGAAGTACCGCACCCGGCTGGAGCCCACGCGAGTCAGCTTCCGCCTGGAGGCCTTCGCGGGCGCGGGGACATCGCCCGACAAGGCCCGCCCCGCCGAAGCGACGCCGCCGCGATAG
- a CDS encoding glycoside hydrolase family 3 protein has translation MPLFRRLLLTAAAIALAPAAMAAPVQPVLGSRGGAMIAVDGLKFRDLDRDGKLSPYEDWRLDPDRRAADLTARMTLDEKAGAMMHGTVPAKGPLGVAGIGAGYDLEKAAPLIQSRHVETFITRLSGAPAMLAEQNNALQALAEGTRLGIPVTISTDPRNHFQFTAGASVTAGGFSQWPEATGLAAIGDPALTRRFGEVARKEYRAVGIHQALSPMADLATEPRWSRINGTFGEDPVLVGTMVKAYVQGFQGSDTGLAADGVSAVVKHWVGYGASAKGFDGHNHYGRYAVFPAGQFDQHVKPFDEAFAAGVVGVMPTYAILQGVTLDGKPLDPVGAGFSRQLLTDLLRGEHGFKGLVISDWAITNDCGQTCRNGFPTGQAPNFEGFSTAWGVEGLSKVDRYAKGVNAGLDQFGGVEDTAELVAAVRAGKITPARIDQSVRRILTVKFEQGLFENPYVDPKAAEAVVGAPAFVAEGRAAQSRALTLLENRNGLLPLKGAGRKVWLMGVSAEVARAHGLTPVTDLAQADLAIIRTVTPFQTLHPNYTFGSRQHEGDLSFKDGAADYEAIKAASAKVPTIVSVYLDRPAILTNVRDKATALVGDFGASDDALLDALTGVVAPRGRLPFELPSSMAAVEAQAEDAPHDSAKPLYPIHYGLTY, from the coding sequence ATGCCCCTGTTTCGCCGCCTGCTCCTGACCGCCGCCGCGATCGCCCTGGCGCCAGCCGCCATGGCCGCTCCCGTCCAGCCCGTCCTGGGTTCCCGCGGCGGCGCGATGATCGCCGTGGACGGGCTGAAGTTCCGCGACCTTGACCGCGACGGCAAGCTGTCGCCCTACGAGGACTGGCGGCTGGATCCCGACCGACGGGCGGCCGACCTGACCGCCCGCATGACGCTGGACGAAAAGGCCGGGGCGATGATGCACGGCACCGTGCCGGCCAAGGGGCCGCTGGGCGTCGCCGGGATCGGCGCCGGCTACGACCTCGAAAAGGCCGCTCCGCTGATCCAGTCGCGCCACGTCGAGACCTTCATCACCCGCCTGTCGGGCGCGCCGGCGATGCTGGCCGAGCAGAACAACGCCCTCCAGGCCCTCGCCGAGGGCACGCGCCTGGGCATACCGGTGACGATCAGCACCGATCCCCGCAACCACTTCCAGTTCACCGCCGGCGCCAGCGTGACGGCTGGGGGCTTCTCGCAATGGCCCGAGGCGACCGGCCTGGCGGCGATCGGCGACCCCGCCCTGACCCGGCGCTTCGGCGAAGTGGCCCGGAAGGAATATCGCGCGGTCGGCATCCACCAGGCGCTGTCGCCGATGGCCGACCTGGCCACCGAGCCGCGCTGGTCGCGGATCAACGGCACGTTCGGCGAGGACCCTGTACTGGTCGGGACCATGGTCAAGGCCTACGTCCAGGGCTTCCAGGGCAGCGACACGGGTCTGGCGGCCGACGGCGTCTCGGCCGTGGTCAAGCACTGGGTCGGCTACGGCGCCTCGGCCAAGGGCTTCGACGGCCACAACCACTATGGCCGCTACGCCGTGTTCCCGGCTGGCCAGTTCGACCAGCACGTCAAGCCGTTCGACGAGGCCTTCGCGGCGGGCGTCGTGGGCGTTATGCCGACCTACGCGATCCTCCAGGGCGTCACGCTCGACGGCAAGCCGCTCGACCCCGTCGGGGCGGGCTTCAGCCGGCAACTGCTGACCGACCTTCTGCGTGGCGAGCACGGCTTCAAGGGCCTGGTCATCTCGGACTGGGCGATCACCAACGACTGCGGCCAGACCTGCCGGAACGGCTTTCCGACCGGTCAGGCGCCCAATTTCGAAGGATTCTCCACAGCCTGGGGCGTCGAAGGGCTGAGCAAGGTCGATCGCTACGCCAAGGGCGTCAATGCCGGGCTCGACCAGTTCGGTGGGGTCGAGGACACCGCCGAACTGGTCGCCGCCGTCCGGGCCGGCAAGATCACGCCGGCGCGGATCGACCAGTCGGTGCGTCGCATCCTGACGGTCAAGTTCGAGCAGGGCCTGTTCGAGAACCCCTATGTCGATCCGAAGGCCGCCGAGGCGGTCGTCGGGGCGCCGGCCTTCGTCGCCGAAGGCCGCGCCGCCCAGAGCCGGGCGCTGACGCTGCTGGAGAACCGCAACGGGCTGCTGCCTCTGAAGGGCGCCGGGCGTAAGGTCTGGCTGATGGGCGTCTCGGCCGAGGTCGCCAGGGCCCACGGCCTGACGCCGGTGACCGACCTGGCCCAGGCCGACCTGGCGATCATCCGCACGGTGACGCCGTTCCAGACCCTGCACCCGAACTACACCTTCGGCAGTCGCCAGCATGAGGGCGACCTGTCGTTCAAGGACGGCGCCGCCGACTACGAGGCGATCAAGGCCGCCTCGGCCAAGGTTCCGACCATCGTCAGCGTCTATCTCGACCGCCCAGCCATCCTGACCAACGTCAGGGACAAGGCCACGGCCCTGGTCGGCGATTTCGGAGCCAGCGACGACGCCCTGCTCGACGCGCTGACCGGCGTGGTCGCGCCGCGAGGTCGCCTGCCGTTCGAACTGCCCTCGTCGATGGCCGCCGTCGAGGCCCAGGCCGAGGACGCCCCTCACGACTCCGCCAAACCGCTCTATCCGATACACTATGGCCTGACCTACTAA
- a CDS encoding carboxylesterase/lipase family protein, producing MHRHALIAFAAANLVSTSAFAADPVVKTTHGPIAGRQADGVDAFKGVPFAAPPVGELRWRAPQPPAAWTAVRSAAAYGPDCMQNPFPGDAAPLGVKPAEDCLYANVWTPAGAEKAKAKRPVMVWIYGGGFVNGGSSPAVYSGDRFARDGVVLVSFNYRVGRFGFFAHPALTAANADGGLLGNYALLDQIAALKWVRDNIAAFGGDPGNVTVFGESAGGVSVHDLLTSPLAKGLFHKAIIQSGGGRPRLLPTLPLRAANGERSAESAGLAFAAKAGVSGEGPEALAALRALPADAVVDGLNMATAGTPTWGGGPMIDGKILAREPLAAYAAGAWSKMPVMVGATGADGFFFGGTRDQVFAPFGDQRAAAEAVYDPTGKEDIKVYGWKAAGDRMFIEPSRKIARTLSAQGAPVWQYRFSYVAESQRKDWWGAPHATEIPFVFDTVDARYGAALTPADAAAAKAAHAYWIAFAAKGEPDVAGQPEWPKYDAPSDTIIDFANDGVKVGPDPLKARLDLVEASIPGG from the coding sequence ATGCACCGCCATGCTCTGATCGCCTTCGCAGCCGCCAATCTCGTGTCGACCTCGGCCTTCGCCGCGGATCCCGTGGTCAAGACGACCCACGGTCCCATCGCCGGCCGGCAGGCCGACGGCGTTGACGCCTTCAAGGGCGTGCCGTTCGCCGCGCCGCCCGTGGGCGAGCTGCGCTGGCGCGCCCCCCAGCCGCCCGCCGCCTGGACGGCCGTGCGTTCGGCCGCGGCCTACGGCCCGGACTGCATGCAGAACCCGTTCCCCGGCGACGCCGCGCCCCTGGGCGTCAAGCCGGCGGAGGATTGCCTCTACGCCAATGTCTGGACGCCCGCCGGGGCTGAAAAGGCCAAGGCCAAGCGGCCGGTGATGGTCTGGATCTACGGCGGCGGCTTCGTCAACGGCGGCTCCTCGCCGGCGGTCTATTCCGGCGATCGCTTCGCGCGCGACGGCGTGGTGCTGGTCAGCTTCAACTATCGGGTCGGGCGCTTCGGCTTCTTCGCCCACCCGGCCCTGACCGCCGCGAACGCCGACGGCGGGCTGCTGGGCAACTATGCGCTGCTCGACCAGATCGCGGCGTTGAAATGGGTGCGCGACAACATCGCCGCGTTCGGCGGCGACCCGGGCAACGTTACGGTCTTTGGGGAATCGGCCGGCGGCGTGTCGGTGCACGACTTGCTGACCTCGCCGCTGGCCAAGGGGCTGTTCCACAAGGCGATCATCCAGTCGGGCGGCGGCCGGCCGAGGCTCCTGCCGACCCTGCCGCTGCGGGCCGCCAATGGCGAGCGCTCGGCCGAGAGCGCGGGCCTGGCCTTCGCCGCCAAGGCCGGCGTCAGCGGGGAGGGGCCCGAAGCGCTGGCGGCCCTTCGCGCCCTGCCGGCCGACGCCGTGGTCGACGGCCTGAACATGGCCACCGCGGGCACCCCCACCTGGGGCGGCGGGCCGATGATCGACGGCAAGATCCTGGCGCGCGAGCCGCTGGCCGCGTACGCCGCCGGCGCCTGGAGCAAGATGCCGGTGATGGTCGGCGCCACCGGCGCCGACGGCTTCTTCTTCGGCGGGACCCGCGACCAGGTGTTCGCGCCGTTCGGCGACCAGCGCGCCGCCGCCGAGGCTGTCTACGACCCGACCGGCAAGGAGGACATCAAGGTCTACGGCTGGAAGGCGGCCGGCGACCGGATGTTCATCGAGCCGTCGCGAAAGATCGCCCGCACCCTGTCAGCCCAGGGCGCGCCGGTCTGGCAGTACCGCTTCTCCTATGTGGCCGAAAGCCAGCGCAAGGACTGGTGGGGCGCGCCGCACGCCACCGAGATCCCGTTCGTGTTCGACACCGTCGACGCCCGCTATGGCGCGGCCCTGACCCCGGCCGACGCCGCGGCGGCCAAGGCCGCCCACGCCTACTGGATCGCCTTCGCCGCCAAGGGCGAACCGGACGTCGCGGGGCAGCCGGAATGGCCGAAGTACGACGCCCCGAGCGATACGATCATCGACTTCGCCAATGACGGGGTGAAGGTTGGCCCCGATCCGCTCAAGGCGCGGCTGGACCTGGTGGAGGCCTCTATTCCCGGAGGCTAG
- a CDS encoding TonB-dependent receptor → MQVKISPRRVLKVALLSATIIGGLPAIAAAQEAAAPQAASQGDTLDAVVVTGFKQSYANAVRAKKNAIEITDGISSDGLGRFPDLNVGEALQRIPGVQINREAEGRDATINLRGMPGEYARTTLNGQSFAYPPLLRDNQGTPLGAFNSDIFSAFVIQKSPMANTVSGGLSGNVDMQIAPALSRKDGGVAKLSYEHNTLGDLNAPAATLGYNKHLTDDLAVFGTIAYKKENFRRDTVRLNSYDYLTSAMTGLSPTQFNAAYGQYFSPTACPTSATSYCRSLGQALGLSQAAATPFVTSNTGSKATNGVWANSQIRQYTRMNVGKVWSGSGGIEWKPNDNTKIGLIGFKTDRNLPDTTQYFLINTVLPSSTAGAGTVITPTGTPIQTNDGRYLYESYSFANMNALSSTRLYSQRQKSDGLIGNIDWSNDDWRLAGVLTASSGYNASVETEVDVANYTRAGGNGITGSLTTGLDDIGAFKYATAPTPQNSLTTGQTWTWGGPSDPTAFYNNGTKANSTNQLQIQGTESFAKSDVKTAAFDVERFVKFGPIKSIQAGVRLEREKFVSTGYRVYAYGAQTQNITSNMMVTAPFVDDFMGGSAGDYNRNWQVLNVHDFLNAVRPVTPYQSGGLSSQGFNIQYADSSYYDKNFTNENDVNQFYVQAKYDTQIFGHGVRGNFGGRYEDTDNTITTLDRVTPPTDSIGSSTAFKTDEYKNKYHYFLPSAIFVADVTDDLILRGAYYKTYVRPHPRQYSPSTKVSPAQILNSSLTSGSVNVYDVSVAIGNNKLRPYLAESFDLSLEWYNRPNGLISLAYFHKNITNRIAATSDPSILCPADGSTWGFGALSWDGTYCNATSLSSASKQVHVNASGAYNLDKPTTVEGVEFNIQQNLDFLPGFLANFGGSFNYAYTTSKSPAIAPFPGISKHNVNMIGYYETPKYGVRVVYNYRSDYPLNANGTYTGAARSVRARGQLDLSASYNVTDNFTLSLDAYNLTDSKRFEYENDTKVSRWVDYDGRTYTLTARATF, encoded by the coding sequence TTGCAAGTGAAAATCAGCCCGAGGCGCGTCCTGAAGGTCGCGCTCCTGTCGGCCACCATCATCGGCGGATTGCCCGCCATCGCCGCGGCGCAGGAAGCCGCCGCGCCCCAGGCTGCGTCCCAAGGCGATACGCTCGACGCGGTCGTCGTGACCGGCTTCAAGCAGAGCTACGCCAACGCCGTTCGCGCCAAGAAGAACGCCATCGAAATCACCGACGGCATCTCATCGGATGGCCTGGGCCGCTTCCCGGACCTGAACGTCGGTGAAGCCCTGCAGCGCATCCCGGGCGTCCAGATCAACCGCGAGGCCGAGGGCCGCGACGCCACCATCAACCTGCGCGGCATGCCGGGCGAATACGCCCGCACCACGCTGAACGGCCAGTCGTTCGCCTATCCGCCGCTGCTGCGCGACAACCAGGGCACGCCGCTGGGCGCGTTCAACTCCGACATCTTCTCGGCCTTCGTGATTCAGAAGTCGCCGATGGCCAACACGGTGTCCGGCGGCCTTTCGGGCAATGTCGACATGCAGATCGCGCCGGCCCTGTCGCGCAAGGACGGCGGCGTCGCCAAGCTGTCCTACGAACACAACACCCTGGGCGACCTGAACGCCCCGGCCGCGACCCTGGGCTACAACAAGCACCTGACGGACGACCTCGCGGTGTTCGGGACGATCGCCTACAAGAAGGAAAACTTCCGCCGCGATACGGTTCGTCTCAATAGCTACGACTATCTGACCTCGGCGATGACGGGCCTCTCGCCCACCCAGTTCAACGCCGCCTATGGCCAGTACTTCTCCCCGACCGCCTGCCCCACCAGCGCGACCTCGTACTGCCGCTCGCTGGGCCAGGCCCTGGGTCTGTCGCAAGCGGCGGCGACGCCCTTCGTCACCAGCAACACCGGCTCCAAGGCCACGAACGGCGTCTGGGCCAACAGCCAGATCCGTCAGTACACCCGCATGAACGTCGGCAAAGTCTGGTCTGGTTCGGGCGGCATCGAGTGGAAGCCGAACGACAACACCAAGATTGGCCTGATCGGTTTCAAGACCGATCGCAATCTGCCCGACACCACCCAGTACTTCCTGATCAACACCGTCCTGCCGTCCTCCACGGCTGGCGCGGGCACCGTGATCACCCCGACCGGCACGCCGATCCAGACCAACGACGGCCGCTATCTGTACGAGAGCTACTCGTTCGCCAACATGAACGCGCTGTCGTCGACGCGCCTGTACTCACAGCGCCAGAAGTCGGACGGCCTCATCGGCAATATCGACTGGAGCAACGACGACTGGCGCCTCGCCGGCGTTCTGACCGCGTCGTCGGGCTACAACGCCTCGGTCGAGACCGAGGTCGACGTGGCCAACTACACCCGCGCGGGCGGCAACGGCATCACGGGCTCGCTGACCACGGGCCTCGATGACATCGGCGCCTTCAAGTACGCGACCGCACCGACGCCGCAGAACTCGCTCACGACCGGCCAGACCTGGACCTGGGGCGGACCCAGCGACCCGACCGCCTTCTACAACAATGGCACGAAGGCCAACTCGACCAACCAGCTCCAGATCCAGGGCACCGAGAGCTTCGCCAAAAGCGACGTGAAGACGGCCGCCTTCGACGTTGAGCGCTTCGTCAAGTTCGGGCCGATCAAGAGCATCCAGGCCGGCGTGCGTCTCGAGCGCGAAAAGTTCGTGTCGACCGGCTACCGAGTCTATGCCTACGGCGCCCAGACGCAGAACATCACGTCCAACATGATGGTCACGGCGCCGTTCGTCGACGACTTCATGGGCGGCTCGGCGGGCGACTACAATCGCAACTGGCAAGTCCTGAACGTCCACGACTTCCTGAACGCCGTCCGTCCGGTCACGCCCTATCAGAGCGGCGGCCTGTCGAGCCAGGGCTTCAACATCCAGTACGCCGACAGCAGCTATTACGACAAGAACTTCACCAACGAGAACGACGTCAATCAGTTCTACGTCCAGGCCAAGTACGACACCCAGATCTTCGGTCACGGCGTGCGCGGCAACTTCGGCGGACGCTACGAAGACACCGACAACACCATCACGACGCTGGACCGGGTCACCCCGCCCACCGACTCGATCGGCTCGTCCACGGCGTTCAAGACCGACGAATACAAGAACAAGTATCACTACTTCCTGCCGTCGGCGATCTTCGTGGCCGACGTCACCGACGACCTGATCCTGCGCGGCGCCTACTACAAGACCTATGTGCGTCCGCACCCGCGCCAGTACTCGCCGTCGACCAAGGTCAGCCCGGCCCAGATCCTCAACAGCAGCCTGACCTCAGGGTCGGTCAACGTCTATGACGTCTCGGTGGCGATCGGGAACAACAAGCTTCGGCCCTATCTGGCCGAGTCCTTCGACCTGTCGCTGGAGTGGTACAACCGCCCCAACGGCCTGATCTCGCTGGCTTATTTCCACAAGAACATCACGAACCGCATCGCCGCGACCTCGGATCCCTCGATCCTCTGCCCGGCCGACGGCTCGACCTGGGGCTTCGGCGCCCTGTCGTGGGACGGCACCTACTGCAACGCCACCAGCCTCTCCAGCGCCAGCAAGCAGGTCCACGTCAACGCCAGCGGCGCCTACAACCTCGACAAGCCGACCACCGTCGAGGGCGTCGAGTTCAACATCCAGCAGAACCTCGACTTCCTGCCGGGCTTCCTGGCGAACTTCGGCGGCAGCTTCAACTACGCCTACACCACCTCCAAGAGCCCGGCGATCGCGCCGTTCCCGGGCATCTCCAAGCACAACGTCAACATGATCGGCTATTACGAGACGCCGAAGTACGGCGTGCGCGTGGTCTACAACTATCGCTCGGACTACCCGCTGAACGCCAACGGCACCTATACCGGCGCCGCCCGCTCGGTGAGGGCGCGCGGCCAGCTGGACCTGTCGGCCTCCTACAATGTGACCGACAACTTCACCCTGTCGCTGGACGCCTACAACCTGACCGACTCCAAGCGGTTCGAGTACGAGAACGACACCAAGGTCTCGCGTTGGGTCGACTATGACGGTCGCACCTACACCCTGACGGCGCGAGCCACCTTCTAA
- a CDS encoding family 43 glycosylhydrolase, whose amino-acid sequence MKRFALLLAALLAGPALAGEPISPRFNADPSPHAFKGGYYLYATDDASNSGTYWDSTTWRLYTSKDLKTWKDGGAFLGVSVFKWAKPDAKAWAPEAAYRNGKYYFYAPVGGDKIGVAVADRPEGPFRDAIGAPLVDKARDANAGAEPIDPQVLIDDDGQAYMVFGTRVPKIVKLGADMKSLAGPIQDIAVTGFPADDPKKTYGEAPFLHKHKGLYYFSFSTGWPGQIVYATAKTPMGPYAYRGVILDYLKISTNHQAILQDKGKTWFFYHDALLPGGGSHRRSIAIEPLSYAPDGSILEVRPKPPTR is encoded by the coding sequence ATGAAACGTTTCGCCCTCCTCCTCGCCGCCCTGCTCGCCGGACCGGCCCTGGCCGGCGAGCCGATCAGTCCGCGCTTCAACGCCGATCCCTCGCCGCACGCGTTCAAGGGCGGCTACTATCTCTACGCCACCGACGACGCGTCCAATTCGGGGACCTATTGGGACTCGACCACTTGGCGGCTCTACACCTCCAAGGACCTGAAGACCTGGAAGGACGGCGGGGCGTTCCTCGGGGTGTCGGTGTTCAAGTGGGCCAAGCCCGACGCCAAGGCCTGGGCGCCCGAGGCGGCCTATCGCAACGGCAAGTACTACTTCTACGCCCCGGTCGGCGGCGACAAGATCGGCGTGGCCGTGGCCGATCGCCCCGAAGGGCCGTTCCGCGACGCCATCGGCGCGCCGCTGGTCGACAAGGCGCGGGACGCCAACGCCGGGGCCGAACCGATCGACCCGCAGGTGCTGATCGACGACGACGGCCAGGCCTACATGGTCTTCGGCACCCGCGTGCCCAAGATCGTCAAGCTGGGCGCAGACATGAAGAGCCTGGCCGGCCCGATCCAGGACATCGCCGTCACCGGCTTTCCGGCCGATGACCCGAAGAAGACCTACGGAGAGGCGCCCTTCCTGCACAAGCACAAGGGCCTCTACTACTTCAGCTTCTCCACGGGCTGGCCTGGCCAGATCGTCTACGCCACCGCCAAGACCCCGATGGGGCCCTACGCCTATCGCGGCGTGATCCTCGACTACCTGAAGATCTCGACCAACCACCAGGCGATCCTGCAGGACAAGGGCAAGACCTGGTTCTTCTACCACGACGCCTTGTTGCCCGGCGGCGGAAGCCATCGCCGTTCGATCGCCATCGAACCGCTGAGCTATGCGCCGGACGGCTCGATCCTCGAGGTGCGTCCCAAGCCGCCGACGCGATAG